In Pantoea cypripedii, the DNA window TGTCGCACAAAGCCGTAGCGGCGCGATTTATCGCGCGGTTTTTAGCCATCAGGTGGCTGTGTTGAGAATCCGCAGGGATTCGCGATTGAAGGCGGGCAGATCGTCCGGGGTGCGGCTGGTGACCAGTTTGTCATCATCCACCACCACTTCTTTGTCGTAGAAGTCAGCACCGGCGTTGCGCAGATCAATAGCGATGGCTTTCACGCAGGTCATTTTGCGGCCGCGCACGCCATTGGCACTGATCAATAACTGTGGCCCGTGACAGATGGCAAACACCGGTTTCCCGCTGGCGACAAACTCTTTGGTGAAGTTGACGAAACGATCGTCACCGCGCAACGTATCGGGTGAATGTCCGCCCGGCAGCAGCAGGGCATCGAACTCGGCTGCATCCACGTGATCAATATCCTTATCGATTTTTACCTCGGCTTTGCCTTTTTTGCCTTTGACAGTCTTACCGGCTTTCATCTCAATGGTGACCACTTCATGGCCCGCTTTGGTGTAAGCCTCCGCCGGTGAGGTAAATTCTGAGTCTTCAAATTCATCGGTAATTAATACCGCAATCTTCTTGCTCATCTTTCTCCCCCTTGTCGTGCTTGTGTATCAGATCAAGTGTGGTTGCCCACCTGCAAAACGCAAGCAGGTCAATTTTAGAGCGATTAAGCATGGAAAAATTCCTTCACCTGATAAACACTCAGGTTAATCCGTCGCGCCGTCCTGGTGCGATTTTCGTTATTCAGGCTGAATACGGGACTCTCTCATGACTCAACTCACTTCTGCTGCTCCGGCAACGCGTTTTGCCTGGTGGAAACCGCTGTTGTTTCTGCTGGTGGTGGTCATTGGCCTCTGGTACGTCAAATGGCAGCCGTACTACGGCAAAGCCTTCACGGCGGCAGAAACGCATTCCATTGGTAAATCGATTCTGGCAGGCGCTGATGCCTCACCCTGGCGTGCCGCGCTGGATTACGCCATGGTTTATTTTCTGGCGGTGTGGAAAGCGGCGGTGCTGGGCGTGCTGCTGGGGTCGCTGGTGCAGGTATTGATCCCGCGTAACTGGCTGCTGCGGATGATGGGGCAAAACCGTTTTGGCTCGGCGCTGGTGGGCACTGGCC includes these proteins:
- a CDS encoding type 1 glutamine amidotransferase domain-containing protein, with protein sequence MSKKIAVLITDEFEDSEFTSPAEAYTKAGHEVVTIEMKAGKTVKGKKGKAEVKIDKDIDHVDAAEFDALLLPGGHSPDTLRGDDRFVNFTKEFVASGKPVFAICHGPQLLISANGVRGRKMTCVKAIAIDLRNAGADFYDKEVVVDDDKLVTSRTPDDLPAFNRESLRILNTAT